A window of Oncorhynchus kisutch isolate 150728-3 linkage group LG10, Okis_V2, whole genome shotgun sequence contains these coding sequences:
- the rab19 gene encoding ras-related protein Rab-19 isoform X1 produces MQSSVPEQDDSFDFLFKIVLVGDSDVGKTCVVQRFKSGVFMEKQQNTIGVDFTVRTMLINGRNVKLQVWDTAGQERFRSITQSYYRSAHGAIVAYDITRRPTFDSLTHWIQEVEQDGAASIVLILIGNKSDRQAERQVLFEDACTLAEGRGALAALETSAKEAQNVEAAFMLMARELMVRNGLALTDQPSKASPHFFPNSHPIHGADPTNRESCC; encoded by the exons ATGCAGTCCTCTGTGCCAGAGCAGGACGACTCCTTTGACTTCCTTTTTAAGATTGTCCTGGTGGGAGACTCAGACGTGGGGAAGACCTGTGTGGTCCAGAGATTTAAGTCTGGTGTCTTCATGGAGAAACAGCAGAACACTATCGGGGTGGATTTCACTGTCAGAACCATGCTCATCAATGGCAGGAATGTCAAG CTGCAGGTGTGGGACACAGCTGGACAGGAACGTTTCCGCTCAATCACCCAGAGTTATTACCGCAGCGCCCACGGCGCCATAGTGGCCTACGATATCACACGCCGGCCAACCTTTGACTCTTTGACACACTGGATCCAGGAAGTGGAACAAGACGGGGCTGCAAGCATTGTGCTCATCCTCattg GGAACAAGTCAGACCGGCAGGCGGAGAGACAGGTGCTGTTTGAGGATGCCTGTACCCTGGCTGAGGGGCGGGGTGCACTGGCCGCCCTGGAGACCTCTGCGAAGGAGGCCCAGAATGTGGAGGCAGCCTTCATGCTCATGGCCCGGGAGCTGATGGTGAGGAACGGCCTCGCGCTCACAGACCAACCCTCAAAGGCCTCCCCACACTTCTTCCCAAACTCCCATCCAATCCATGGCGCGGATCCTACAAACAGGGAGTCATGTTGTTGA
- the rab19 gene encoding ras-related protein Rab-19 isoform X2, producing the protein MSTKNDDSFDFLFKIVLVGDSDVGKTCVVQRFKSGVFMEKQQNTIGVDFTVRTMLINGRNVKLQVWDTAGQERFRSITQSYYRSAHGAIVAYDITRRPTFDSLTHWIQEVEQDGAASIVLILIGNKSDRQAERQVLFEDACTLAEGRGALAALETSAKEAQNVEAAFMLMARELMVRNGLALTDQPSKASPHFFPNSHPIHGADPTNRESCC; encoded by the exons GACGACTCCTTTGACTTCCTTTTTAAGATTGTCCTGGTGGGAGACTCAGACGTGGGGAAGACCTGTGTGGTCCAGAGATTTAAGTCTGGTGTCTTCATGGAGAAACAGCAGAACACTATCGGGGTGGATTTCACTGTCAGAACCATGCTCATCAATGGCAGGAATGTCAAG CTGCAGGTGTGGGACACAGCTGGACAGGAACGTTTCCGCTCAATCACCCAGAGTTATTACCGCAGCGCCCACGGCGCCATAGTGGCCTACGATATCACACGCCGGCCAACCTTTGACTCTTTGACACACTGGATCCAGGAAGTGGAACAAGACGGGGCTGCAAGCATTGTGCTCATCCTCattg GGAACAAGTCAGACCGGCAGGCGGAGAGACAGGTGCTGTTTGAGGATGCCTGTACCCTGGCTGAGGGGCGGGGTGCACTGGCCGCCCTGGAGACCTCTGCGAAGGAGGCCCAGAATGTGGAGGCAGCCTTCATGCTCATGGCCCGGGAGCTGATGGTGAGGAACGGCCTCGCGCTCACAGACCAACCCTCAAAGGCCTCCCCACACTTCTTCCCAAACTCCCATCCAATCCATGGCGCGGATCCTACAAACAGGGAGTCATGTTGTTGA
- the rab19 gene encoding ras-related protein Rab-19 isoform X3 codes for MDDSFDFLFKIVLVGDSDVGKTCVVQRFKSGVFMEKQQNTIGVDFTVRTMLINGRNVKLQVWDTAGQERFRSITQSYYRSAHGAIVAYDITRRPTFDSLTHWIQEVEQDGAASIVLILIGNKSDRQAERQVLFEDACTLAEGRGALAALETSAKEAQNVEAAFMLMARELMVRNGLALTDQPSKASPHFFPNSHPIHGADPTNRESCC; via the exons GACGACTCCTTTGACTTCCTTTTTAAGATTGTCCTGGTGGGAGACTCAGACGTGGGGAAGACCTGTGTGGTCCAGAGATTTAAGTCTGGTGTCTTCATGGAGAAACAGCAGAACACTATCGGGGTGGATTTCACTGTCAGAACCATGCTCATCAATGGCAGGAATGTCAAG CTGCAGGTGTGGGACACAGCTGGACAGGAACGTTTCCGCTCAATCACCCAGAGTTATTACCGCAGCGCCCACGGCGCCATAGTGGCCTACGATATCACACGCCGGCCAACCTTTGACTCTTTGACACACTGGATCCAGGAAGTGGAACAAGACGGGGCTGCAAGCATTGTGCTCATCCTCattg GGAACAAGTCAGACCGGCAGGCGGAGAGACAGGTGCTGTTTGAGGATGCCTGTACCCTGGCTGAGGGGCGGGGTGCACTGGCCGCCCTGGAGACCTCTGCGAAGGAGGCCCAGAATGTGGAGGCAGCCTTCATGCTCATGGCCCGGGAGCTGATGGTGAGGAACGGCCTCGCGCTCACAGACCAACCCTCAAAGGCCTCCCCACACTTCTTCCCAAACTCCCATCCAATCCATGGCGCGGATCCTACAAACAGGGAGTCATGTTGTTGA
- the rab19 gene encoding ras-related protein Rab-19 isoform X4, with protein sequence MSTKNIVLVGDSDVGKTCVVQRFKSGVFMEKQQNTIGVDFTVRTMLINGRNVKLQVWDTAGQERFRSITQSYYRSAHGAIVAYDITRRPTFDSLTHWIQEVEQDGAASIVLILIGNKSDRQAERQVLFEDACTLAEGRGALAALETSAKEAQNVEAAFMLMARELMVRNGLALTDQPSKASPHFFPNSHPIHGADPTNRESCC encoded by the exons ATTGTCCTGGTGGGAGACTCAGACGTGGGGAAGACCTGTGTGGTCCAGAGATTTAAGTCTGGTGTCTTCATGGAGAAACAGCAGAACACTATCGGGGTGGATTTCACTGTCAGAACCATGCTCATCAATGGCAGGAATGTCAAG CTGCAGGTGTGGGACACAGCTGGACAGGAACGTTTCCGCTCAATCACCCAGAGTTATTACCGCAGCGCCCACGGCGCCATAGTGGCCTACGATATCACACGCCGGCCAACCTTTGACTCTTTGACACACTGGATCCAGGAAGTGGAACAAGACGGGGCTGCAAGCATTGTGCTCATCCTCattg GGAACAAGTCAGACCGGCAGGCGGAGAGACAGGTGCTGTTTGAGGATGCCTGTACCCTGGCTGAGGGGCGGGGTGCACTGGCCGCCCTGGAGACCTCTGCGAAGGAGGCCCAGAATGTGGAGGCAGCCTTCATGCTCATGGCCCGGGAGCTGATGGTGAGGAACGGCCTCGCGCTCACAGACCAACCCTCAAAGGCCTCCCCACACTTCTTCCCAAACTCCCATCCAATCCATGGCGCGGATCCTACAAACAGGGAGTCATGTTGTTGA
- the rab19 gene encoding ras-related protein Rab-19 isoform X5 — MIVLVGDSDVGKTCVVQRFKSGVFMEKQQNTIGVDFTVRTMLINGRNVKLQVWDTAGQERFRSITQSYYRSAHGAIVAYDITRRPTFDSLTHWIQEVEQDGAASIVLILIGNKSDRQAERQVLFEDACTLAEGRGALAALETSAKEAQNVEAAFMLMARELMVRNGLALTDQPSKASPHFFPNSHPIHGADPTNRESCC; from the exons ATTGTCCTGGTGGGAGACTCAGACGTGGGGAAGACCTGTGTGGTCCAGAGATTTAAGTCTGGTGTCTTCATGGAGAAACAGCAGAACACTATCGGGGTGGATTTCACTGTCAGAACCATGCTCATCAATGGCAGGAATGTCAAG CTGCAGGTGTGGGACACAGCTGGACAGGAACGTTTCCGCTCAATCACCCAGAGTTATTACCGCAGCGCCCACGGCGCCATAGTGGCCTACGATATCACACGCCGGCCAACCTTTGACTCTTTGACACACTGGATCCAGGAAGTGGAACAAGACGGGGCTGCAAGCATTGTGCTCATCCTCattg GGAACAAGTCAGACCGGCAGGCGGAGAGACAGGTGCTGTTTGAGGATGCCTGTACCCTGGCTGAGGGGCGGGGTGCACTGGCCGCCCTGGAGACCTCTGCGAAGGAGGCCCAGAATGTGGAGGCAGCCTTCATGCTCATGGCCCGGGAGCTGATGGTGAGGAACGGCCTCGCGCTCACAGACCAACCCTCAAAGGCCTCCCCACACTTCTTCCCAAACTCCCATCCAATCCATGGCGCGGATCCTACAAACAGGGAGTCATGTTGTTGA
- the rab19 gene encoding ras-related protein Rab-19 isoform X6, producing MEKQQNTIGVDFTVRTMLINGRNVKLQVWDTAGQERFRSITQSYYRSAHGAIVAYDITRRPTFDSLTHWIQEVEQDGAASIVLILIGNKSDRQAERQVLFEDACTLAEGRGALAALETSAKEAQNVEAAFMLMARELMVRNGLALTDQPSKASPHFFPNSHPIHGADPTNRESCC from the exons ATGGAGAAACAGCAGAACACTATCGGGGTGGATTTCACTGTCAGAACCATGCTCATCAATGGCAGGAATGTCAAG CTGCAGGTGTGGGACACAGCTGGACAGGAACGTTTCCGCTCAATCACCCAGAGTTATTACCGCAGCGCCCACGGCGCCATAGTGGCCTACGATATCACACGCCGGCCAACCTTTGACTCTTTGACACACTGGATCCAGGAAGTGGAACAAGACGGGGCTGCAAGCATTGTGCTCATCCTCattg GGAACAAGTCAGACCGGCAGGCGGAGAGACAGGTGCTGTTTGAGGATGCCTGTACCCTGGCTGAGGGGCGGGGTGCACTGGCCGCCCTGGAGACCTCTGCGAAGGAGGCCCAGAATGTGGAGGCAGCCTTCATGCTCATGGCCCGGGAGCTGATGGTGAGGAACGGCCTCGCGCTCACAGACCAACCCTCAAAGGCCTCCCCACACTTCTTCCCAAACTCCCATCCAATCCATGGCGCGGATCCTACAAACAGGGAGTCATGTTGTTGA
- the LOC116375762 gene encoding cadmium metallothionein-like → MCTDILDCCDQGTEQCCDQGTEQCCDQGTEQCCDQGTEQCCDQGTEQCCDQGTEQCCDQGTEQCCDQGTEQCCDQGTEQCCDQGTEQCCDQGTEQCCDQGTEQCCDQGTEQCCDQGTEQCCDQGTEQCCDQGTEQCCDQGTEQCCDQGTEQCCDQGTEQCCDQGTEQCCDQGTEQY, encoded by the exons ATGTGCACGGACATTCTAGAC TGCTGTGACCAGGGGACAGAGCAGTGCTGTGACCAGGGGACAGAGCAGTGCTGTGACCAGGGGACAGAGCAGTGCTGTGACCAGGGGACAGAGCAGTGCTGTGACCAGGGGACAGAGCAGTGCTGTGACCAGGGGACAGAGCAGTGCTGTGACCAGGGGACAGAGCAGTGCTGTGACCAGGGGACAGAGCAGTGCTGTGACCAGGGGACAGAGCAGTGCTGTGACCAGGGGACAGAGCAGTGCTGTGACCAGGGGACAGAGCAGTGCTGTGACCAGGGGACAGAGCAGTGCTGTGACCAGGGGACAGAGCAGTGCTGTGACCAGGGGACAGAGCAGTGCTGTGACCAGGGGACAGAGCAGTGCTGTGACCAGGGGACAGAGCAGTGCTGTGACCAGGGGACAGAGCAGTGCTGTGACCAGGGGACAGAGCAGTGCTGTGACCAGGGGACAGAGCAGTGCTGTGACCAGGGGACAGAGCAGTGCTGTGACCAGGGGACAGAGCAGTATTGA
- the hdhd5 gene encoding haloacid dehalogenase-like hydrolase domain-containing 5 — MAELLQRCNVLKFGWRLLKSSHAGAGKQLYISSQSSRNGHNFFGLLFDIDGVLVRGRTPIPAAKQIFRSLVDRKGKYKVPVVFVTNAGNSMRQTKAEQLSHLLEVEVSPDQVMLSHSPLRMFSQYHNMCVLVSGQGPVLEVAHNLGFQNVVTIDMLRDAYPLQDMVDHNRRPKDMVPPSKDLPPIEAIILFGEPVRWETNLQLIMDVLLTNGKPGNALTTLQYPHIPVLACNMDLMWVAEAKNPRFGHGMFLVCLESLYKKVTGCELKYDALIGKPSVVTYNYAELLIRQQAESLGWTEPVERLYAIGDNPMADIYGANLYNRYLQSCHRTRALMQLGGGEPQSQPLEDPHEMTCAEMGGVTGAYGGEEPLPVGCSSILVCTGVYSQDQQELPPDPRHSVTEHRIFHGHRDFRFDPNLTQPSFMVQDVKEAVELVFQQEGWPLE; from the exons ATGGCAGAGTTACTGCAAAGATGTAACGTTTTGAAATTTGGTTGGCGACTCCTGAAGTCAAGTCACGCAGGAGCAGGCAAACAACTGTATATCTCATCACAGAGTTCCAGAAAT GGCCACAACTTCTTCGGGCTTCTCTTCGACATCGATGGGGTGCTAGTGCGGGGCCGCACACCCATCCCTGCAGCCAAACAGATCTTTAGGAGCTTGGTGGACAGGAAGGGGAAGTACAAAGTGCCTGTGGTGTTTGTGACCAACGCAGGGAACTCTATGAGGCAGACCAAAGCTGAACAACTGTCGCACCTGCTGGAAGTGGAG GTGTCTCCAGACCAGGTGATGCTGTCCCACAGTCCTTTGCGTATGTTCAGTCAGTATCACAACATGTGTGTGCTGGTGTCAGGCCAGGGCCCAGTGCTGGAGGTGGCTCACAA TCTGGGATTTCAGAATGTTGTGACCATAGACATGCTGAGGGATGCCTATCCGCTTCAGGACATGGTGGATCACAACAGAAGACCCAAAGACATG GTTCCACCAAGTAAAGATTTACCCCCGATAGAAG CCATCATTCTGTTTGGTGAGCCAGTCAGATGGGAGACCAACCTCCAGCTAATAATGGACGTGCTCTTAACCAATGGGAAGCCTGGGAATGCCCTGACAACACTGCAGTACCCTCACATTCCAGTGCTGGCCTGTAACATGGACCTGATGTGGGTGGCTGAGGCCAAGAACCCCAG GTTTGGTCACGGTATGTTTCTGGTGTGTCTGGAGAGTCTGTATAAGAAGGTGACTGGCTGTGAGCTGAAGTATGACGCTCTGATTGGAAAGCCCAGTGTGGTGACCTATAACTATGCTGAGCTGCTCATCAGACAGCAGGCTGAGAGTCTGGGCTGGACTGAACCTGTGGAGAGACTCTACGCCATTGG tgacaacCCCATGGCAGACATCTACGGTGCCAACCTCTACAACCGCTACCTACAGTCCTGCCACCGCACCCGAGCCCTGATGCAGCTCGGAGGGGGGGAGCCTCAGAGCCAACCCCTGGAGGACCCCCACGAAATGACCTGTGCTGAGATGGGAGGAGTTACAGGGGCGTACGGGGGCGAGGAGCCCCTCCCTGTGGGGTGCAGCTCCATCCTGGTGTGTACGGGGGTGTACAGCCAGGACCAGCAGGAACTGCCCCCTGACCCCAGGCATTCTGTTACAGAGCATCGGATCTTCCACGGTCACAGGGACTTCCGCTTTGACCCCAACCTGACCCAGCCATCCTTCATGGTGCAGGATGTGAAGGAGGCTGTGGAGCTGGTGTTCCAGCAGGAGGGATGGCCTCTGGAGTAG
- the ccdc77 gene encoding coiled-coil domain-containing protein 77 isoform X1 — protein sequence MFLRLVCEVNMMESPPTKDRQTDHTPGVEDSPLPPITERLAYLRPSRELLEFYRGKIAQFDGEHDDLMQMLEKYRGTTEDQHKLQWEVRQREGEISELQKALSDMQVYLFQEREQALRLYAENDRLKIRELEDRKKIQHLLALVGPDTGEITYFHRDPPHKVSIAQKELEPRILDHRKMAKSRTGSAKEGSRTSRSEGVVNGGSPEQYRRDNQTLLLQVEALQAQMEEQTRLSKEQVESLLEDRRIHVEEGQVQHQRDQDRITVLTDKLDRTQNLLYESTRDFLQLKFETRAHEKGWMVEKDRLLRELDSTQDRLRKASDGHGREQPGPGSRGHGSSMALLLTQPQPDTQHVHREELRTMQEELKQAHRLAEMYREQCVTLETDLAQIREEGDMGREIFKDRSDKMAKRLQMTTQRYEALEKRRAMEVEGFKTDIKHLRQKLKDVEKQLFKVTLNVGPNQDLAILHEVRQTNARTKKVQGELKTLKAKIYGLENDLRYS from the exons ATGTTTTTGAGACTTGTTTGTGAA GTCAACATGATGGAGTCACCTCCAACAAAAGACAG GCAGACAGACCACACCCCTGGGGTGGAGGACTCTCCCCTGCCCCCCATCACTGAGCGCCTGGCCTACCTGCGCCCCTCCAGAGAGCTGCTGGAGTTCTACAGGGGGAAGATCGCCCAGTTTGATGGAGAACACGATGACCTGATGCAGATGCTGGAGAAGTACAGAGGCACCACAGAGGACCAG CACAAGCTGCAGTGGGAGGTGCGACAGCGTGAAGGGGAGATATCTGAGCTGCAGAAGGCTTTGAGTGACATGCAGGTGTACCTCTTCCAGGAGAGGGAACAGGCGCTGCGTCTGTACGCAGAGAATGACAGACTCAAGATCAG AGAGCTGGAGGACAGGAAGAAAATCCAGCACCTGTTAGCCCTGGTGGGGCCAGACACTGGGGAGATCACCTACTTCCACCGTGACCCTCCACACAAG GTTAGCATAGCCCAGAAGGAACTAGAGCCCAGAATTCTGGATCATCGGAAGATGGCAAAGTCAAGAACTGGATCTGCAAAAG AGGGAAGCCGGACATCCAGATCAGAAGGAGTGGTGAATGGAGGAAGCCCAGAGCAGTACAGAAGAGACAACCAGACCTTACTACTACAG GTGGAGGCGCTGCAGGCTCAGATGGAGGAGCAGACTCGTTTGTCCAAAGAGCAGGTGGAGTCTCTGCTGGAGGACAGGAGGATCCACGTGGAGGAGGGACAGGTCCAGCACCAGAGAGACCAGGACCGCATCACCGTACTCACTGACAA GCTGGACCGGACCCAGAACCTGCTGTACGAGAGCACCAGGGACTTCCTACAGCTGAAGTTTGAGACGCGGGCCCACGAGAAGGGCTGGATGGTGGAGAAGGACCGGCTGCTGCGAGAGCTGGACTCAACCCAGGACCGTCTGAGGAAAGCCAGTGATGGTCATGGGAGGGAGCAGCCGGGACCAGGATCCAGAGGACACGGCAGCAGCATGGCCCTGCTTCTAACCCAGCCCCAGCCTGACACACAGCACGTCCACAGGGAAGAGCTCAGG ACAATGCAGGAAGAGCTGAAGCAGGCCCACCGCCTGGCTGAGATGTACAGGGAGCAGTGTGTTACCCTGGAGACAGACCTGGCTCAGATCAGAGAGGAGGGGGACATGGGCAGGGAGATTTTCAAG GATCGGTCGGACAAGATGGCGAAGCGTCTTCAGATGACGACCCAGCGGTACGAGGCCCTGGAGAAGAGGAGGGCCATGGAGGTGGAGGGCTTCAAGACCGACATCAAACACCTCCGACAGAAACTCAAAGATGTGGAGAAACAGCTTTTCAAG GTCACCCTGAACGTGGGCCCGAATCAGGACCTGGCCATCCTACACGAAGTGCGTCAGACCAACGCTCGGACCAAGAAGGTCCAGGGGGAGCTGAAGACCCTGAAGGCCAAGATCTACGGCCTGGAGAACGACCTCCGATACAGCTGA
- the ccdc77 gene encoding coiled-coil domain-containing protein 77 isoform X2 has protein sequence MMESPPTKDRQTDHTPGVEDSPLPPITERLAYLRPSRELLEFYRGKIAQFDGEHDDLMQMLEKYRGTTEDQHKLQWEVRQREGEISELQKALSDMQVYLFQEREQALRLYAENDRLKIRELEDRKKIQHLLALVGPDTGEITYFHRDPPHKVSIAQKELEPRILDHRKMAKSRTGSAKEGSRTSRSEGVVNGGSPEQYRRDNQTLLLQVEALQAQMEEQTRLSKEQVESLLEDRRIHVEEGQVQHQRDQDRITVLTDKLDRTQNLLYESTRDFLQLKFETRAHEKGWMVEKDRLLRELDSTQDRLRKASDGHGREQPGPGSRGHGSSMALLLTQPQPDTQHVHREELRTMQEELKQAHRLAEMYREQCVTLETDLAQIREEGDMGREIFKDRSDKMAKRLQMTTQRYEALEKRRAMEVEGFKTDIKHLRQKLKDVEKQLFKVTLNVGPNQDLAILHEVRQTNARTKKVQGELKTLKAKIYGLENDLRYS, from the exons ATGATGGAGTCACCTCCAACAAAAGACAG GCAGACAGACCACACCCCTGGGGTGGAGGACTCTCCCCTGCCCCCCATCACTGAGCGCCTGGCCTACCTGCGCCCCTCCAGAGAGCTGCTGGAGTTCTACAGGGGGAAGATCGCCCAGTTTGATGGAGAACACGATGACCTGATGCAGATGCTGGAGAAGTACAGAGGCACCACAGAGGACCAG CACAAGCTGCAGTGGGAGGTGCGACAGCGTGAAGGGGAGATATCTGAGCTGCAGAAGGCTTTGAGTGACATGCAGGTGTACCTCTTCCAGGAGAGGGAACAGGCGCTGCGTCTGTACGCAGAGAATGACAGACTCAAGATCAG AGAGCTGGAGGACAGGAAGAAAATCCAGCACCTGTTAGCCCTGGTGGGGCCAGACACTGGGGAGATCACCTACTTCCACCGTGACCCTCCACACAAG GTTAGCATAGCCCAGAAGGAACTAGAGCCCAGAATTCTGGATCATCGGAAGATGGCAAAGTCAAGAACTGGATCTGCAAAAG AGGGAAGCCGGACATCCAGATCAGAAGGAGTGGTGAATGGAGGAAGCCCAGAGCAGTACAGAAGAGACAACCAGACCTTACTACTACAG GTGGAGGCGCTGCAGGCTCAGATGGAGGAGCAGACTCGTTTGTCCAAAGAGCAGGTGGAGTCTCTGCTGGAGGACAGGAGGATCCACGTGGAGGAGGGACAGGTCCAGCACCAGAGAGACCAGGACCGCATCACCGTACTCACTGACAA GCTGGACCGGACCCAGAACCTGCTGTACGAGAGCACCAGGGACTTCCTACAGCTGAAGTTTGAGACGCGGGCCCACGAGAAGGGCTGGATGGTGGAGAAGGACCGGCTGCTGCGAGAGCTGGACTCAACCCAGGACCGTCTGAGGAAAGCCAGTGATGGTCATGGGAGGGAGCAGCCGGGACCAGGATCCAGAGGACACGGCAGCAGCATGGCCCTGCTTCTAACCCAGCCCCAGCCTGACACACAGCACGTCCACAGGGAAGAGCTCAGG ACAATGCAGGAAGAGCTGAAGCAGGCCCACCGCCTGGCTGAGATGTACAGGGAGCAGTGTGTTACCCTGGAGACAGACCTGGCTCAGATCAGAGAGGAGGGGGACATGGGCAGGGAGATTTTCAAG GATCGGTCGGACAAGATGGCGAAGCGTCTTCAGATGACGACCCAGCGGTACGAGGCCCTGGAGAAGAGGAGGGCCATGGAGGTGGAGGGCTTCAAGACCGACATCAAACACCTCCGACAGAAACTCAAAGATGTGGAGAAACAGCTTTTCAAG GTCACCCTGAACGTGGGCCCGAATCAGGACCTGGCCATCCTACACGAAGTGCGTCAGACCAACGCTCGGACCAAGAAGGTCCAGGGGGAGCTGAAGACCCTGAAGGCCAAGATCTACGGCCTGGAGAACGACCTCCGATACAGCTGA